One segment of Candidatus Eremiobacterota bacterium DNA contains the following:
- a CDS encoding sigma factor-like helix-turn-helix DNA-binding protein, translated as MSKEPSHILSLTELIDCVNSTLDRLDFIELVVLRYYLFEELRLSEISERLKIPVSQVKKILAKSFAILRSHIGEKYSREDIISLLESF; from the coding sequence ATGAGTAAAGAGCCTTCGCACATACTGAGTCTCACCGAGCTGATAGACTGCGTGAACTCCACACTTGACCGGCTCGACTTTATCGAGCTTGTAGTTCTGAGATATTACCTTTTTGAAGAGCTGAGACTTTCCGAGATCTCTGAGAGATTAAAGATCCCCGTGTCTCAAGTGAAGAAAATTCTGGCGAAGAGCTTTGCCATTCTGAGATCGCATATAGGGGAGAAGTACTCACGGGAGGATATCATCTCCCTGTTGGAGTCTTTTTAA
- a CDS encoding GNAT family N-acetyltransferase — MSVSFNLEELEFEQISPARDLGAFKCAETSDSKEIESFLKEYALFYHKQGLTRVALALHKDIIAGYFALSMGGISLSHENREEIFGPGVKIRIPALLLARMGVHEEYRGNGIGRAMMMHVYSIAYRLSDIVGFRFVFVDSKAQSVDFYASSTVTFLKALVHA, encoded by the coding sequence ATGAGTGTTTCATTTAACCTGGAAGAGCTGGAATTTGAACAAATATCTCCAGCCCGAGATCTTGGAGCTTTCAAGTGCGCAGAAACTTCAGACTCAAAGGAGATCGAGAGCTTCCTGAAAGAATATGCCCTTTTTTACCATAAGCAAGGATTGACAAGGGTCGCTCTTGCCCTTCATAAAGATATTATCGCCGGGTATTTCGCCTTGTCCATGGGAGGGATAAGCCTGTCGCATGAGAACAGAGAAGAGATCTTCGGTCCAGGGGTGAAAATAAGGATTCCGGCCTTGCTGCTGGCAAGAATGGGAGTTCACGAAGAATACCGAGGTAACGGCATCGGAAGGGCTATGATGATGCATGTCTATTCTATCGCGTATCGGCTCTCCGATATAGTAGGCTTTCGCTTTGTTTTCGTAGATTCCAAAGCGCAATCGGTCGATTTTTACGCATCTTCGACAGTCACTTTTTTGAAAGCCTTAGTTCATGCGTGA
- a CDS encoding IS1634 family transposase, with translation MFIRVKKVTSGRKQYDYLQICETSREDKKVRQKVIATLGTMDELVPSGQLDRFVESMAKFSQNLQVLNLHQEGALSAEWSKSWGPSLIFRRLWEQLQIPEIIKAALTERAFQFDVEKTLFAIALQRLVKPGSDLLGSSWVKRAIYGEGLENIGLQHFYRALGFLAGKKEYVEDQLFERRRHMLINEVDIVFFDTSTLYFEGKGPKNFAKRGFSKDGHAQDNQIVFGVVMSREGTPLSCMWWPGNTADVETIRDVASSLKKRFYVKDVVLVCDRGMVSAKNLKRFTALGFKYIVGMKMRKTRHVKTKVMGKRGRYLEVRENLRVKEVSYRHQRYVLCYNPQEAERDKKKREAILDDLREKLAGGEARSLIGNKGYRAYLSVEREALHIDELKVQREARYDGKYVLRTNTDLPKEKVALTYKGLQDVEALFRDLKDILEARPFFHRKEDMVKAHLFSCFLALQLMVELKKRLESESVSIPWKEIILRLEQISAVKVNVGDSEFLLRTEFPPGVNDIFRAAGVRPPPRAQLISPQKACSHKISGESPGYTQLKLV, from the coding sequence ATGTTTATACGAGTGAAGAAAGTGACCAGCGGAAGAAAACAATACGACTACCTCCAGATCTGTGAAACCAGCAGAGAGGACAAGAAAGTGCGCCAGAAGGTAATCGCCACCCTGGGCACAATGGATGAGCTCGTCCCCAGCGGACAGCTTGACCGCTTTGTGGAAAGTATGGCGAAGTTCAGCCAGAACCTGCAGGTCCTCAACCTTCACCAGGAGGGCGCTCTCTCTGCGGAATGGTCGAAATCGTGGGGTCCTTCTCTCATATTCAGAAGGCTGTGGGAACAGCTTCAGATACCAGAAATCATCAAGGCCGCTCTCACAGAAAGAGCATTTCAGTTTGATGTGGAGAAGACGCTTTTTGCCATCGCGCTTCAGCGCCTTGTGAAACCGGGAAGCGATCTCCTCGGGAGCTCGTGGGTGAAGCGTGCCATCTATGGCGAAGGACTTGAGAATATCGGGCTCCAGCACTTTTACCGCGCGCTTGGCTTCCTTGCGGGGAAGAAAGAATACGTGGAGGATCAGCTTTTTGAGCGCCGGCGCCATATGCTCATCAACGAAGTGGATATCGTATTCTTCGACACAAGCACGCTCTACTTCGAAGGGAAAGGCCCGAAGAACTTTGCAAAGAGAGGGTTTTCCAAAGATGGCCACGCACAGGACAACCAGATAGTCTTTGGAGTGGTAATGAGCCGCGAGGGCACCCCTCTTTCCTGTATGTGGTGGCCAGGCAACACTGCTGATGTGGAAACCATACGCGATGTGGCATCTTCCCTGAAAAAACGATTTTACGTAAAAGACGTGGTGCTGGTGTGTGACCGGGGTATGGTGAGTGCGAAAAACCTCAAGCGATTCACGGCACTCGGCTTCAAGTATATCGTCGGGATGAAGATGAGAAAGACCAGACACGTCAAAACGAAAGTGATGGGCAAACGTGGGAGATACCTCGAAGTCCGGGAAAATCTCCGAGTAAAAGAGGTGTCCTATCGGCATCAGCGCTATGTCCTCTGCTACAACCCCCAGGAAGCCGAACGCGACAAAAAGAAGCGGGAGGCCATTCTTGATGATCTCCGGGAGAAGCTGGCAGGTGGCGAAGCAAGAAGCCTCATAGGCAACAAGGGCTATCGCGCATATCTCTCTGTCGAGAGGGAAGCGTTGCATATCGATGAGTTGAAGGTACAGCGGGAAGCGAGGTATGACGGGAAATATGTGCTTCGCACGAATACCGATCTTCCCAAAGAGAAAGTTGCCCTCACCTACAAGGGCCTTCAGGATGTAGAAGCGCTTTTCAGGGATCTCAAGGATATTCTTGAGGCCCGCCCTTTCTTTCACCGGAAAGAAGATATGGTGAAGGCACATCTTTTCAGCTGCTTCCTGGCGCTTCAGCTTATGGTAGAGCTGAAAAAGAGACTGGAGTCGGAGTCGGTGAGTATTCCCTGGAAGGAGATAATTCTCAGGCTTGAGCAGATTTCCGCAGTGAAGGTCAACGTGGGGGACAGTGAATTTCTGCTGCGCACGGAGTTTCCTCCTGGTGTGAACGACATATTCCGGGCGGCAGGCGTCCGCCCCCCTCCCCGGGCTCAGCTCATTTCTCCTCAGAAAGCCTGTTCTCATAAGATTTCTGGGGAATCTCCGGGGTATACCCAATTGAAGCTTGTGTAG
- a CDS encoding methyltransferase domain-containing protein, producing the protein MPFETDFYPESRFGGFTDIDGTVIFYTRVNSLLDENAVVIDYGCGRGAYGEDPVKARRALRILKGKAKRVMGLDVSEQGSQNPYLDEFHQISPSKAPWPISDNEADLCICDSVLEHMENPEYFFNEASRTLKAGGHLCIRTPNRWSYIGIASRLLPNRYHAKVAAKVQEGRKEEDVFPTLYRCNSMGALKKMLKKKGFEGVVYGYEAEPQYMAFSKAAYFLGTLHQKYAPSCLKLALFAFAKKITGDGQNGG; encoded by the coding sequence GTGCCCTTTGAAACCGACTTCTACCCCGAGAGCCGCTTCGGCGGCTTCACCGATATTGATGGCACCGTCATCTTTTACACCCGAGTCAACTCCCTCCTCGATGAAAACGCAGTGGTGATAGACTATGGCTGCGGGAGGGGAGCCTATGGAGAAGACCCGGTGAAGGCAAGAAGAGCCCTGCGAATCCTGAAAGGCAAAGCGAAAAGGGTCATGGGCCTCGATGTGAGCGAGCAAGGCTCACAAAACCCTTATTTAGACGAGTTCCACCAGATAAGCCCCAGCAAAGCCCCATGGCCTATCAGCGATAACGAAGCAGACTTGTGTATTTGCGACTCGGTGCTCGAGCACATGGAAAACCCCGAGTACTTCTTCAATGAAGCCTCACGGACTTTGAAAGCGGGAGGGCACCTCTGCATAAGGACACCAAACAGGTGGAGCTATATCGGCATTGCCTCAAGACTCCTCCCCAACAGGTATCATGCAAAGGTGGCAGCAAAGGTTCAGGAGGGAAGAAAAGAAGAGGATGTGTTCCCCACGCTCTACCGTTGCAACAGTATGGGGGCTCTTAAAAAAATGCTGAAAAAAAAGGGGTTTGAAGGGGTAGTGTATGGTTACGAGGCAGAGCCTCAGTATATGGCCTTTTCAAAAGCAGCGTACTTCCTGGGCACCCTCCATCAGAAGTACGCCCCCTCGTGTCTCAAGCTCGCCCTCTTCGCCTTCGCGAAGAAAATCACCGGCGACGGGCAAAATGGAGGGTAA
- a CDS encoding Rpn family recombination-promoting nuclease/putative transposase, producing the protein MTTSSLLCYNKDMDTEKFHDRGYKALFSHPRLVEELIRSFVKEDFVEDIDFSTISRSFTSFVTEEFKERETDIIWQVKAKESTLYFYLLIEFQSTVDRYMILRLLSYTALFYLELIKDEKVKNRGRLPAVFPLLLYSGNDPWDAPMSVAELIELPARFPGALLPSFSCHKIVERDFPPEALKEMDNIVSRLFLIETAETSDLTEVIAEAVEFLKKSVDPELQRTFGLWIRKLFKKRTNRDIEIDLTTMSGQEVRTMLETNLQRFEEEAMKRGEQKGRLEGRLETAVNMFNAGFDRETVKKLTGLIDKELESIESSRQ; encoded by the coding sequence TTGACCACCTCTTCCCTGCTCTGCTACAATAAAGACATGGATACCGAAAAATTTCACGACCGCGGCTACAAGGCGCTCTTTTCACACCCCCGGCTGGTGGAGGAGCTGATTCGCTCCTTTGTCAAAGAGGATTTTGTCGAGGACATTGACTTCTCTACGATCTCAAGGTCATTCACATCCTTTGTCACGGAAGAATTCAAAGAGCGGGAAACTGATATCATCTGGCAGGTGAAAGCAAAAGAGAGCACTCTCTATTTTTACCTGCTCATAGAGTTTCAGTCCACCGTTGATCGTTATATGATACTTCGCCTTCTCTCTTACACAGCTCTGTTCTATCTCGAGCTTATCAAGGATGAGAAAGTGAAAAATCGGGGGCGCCTGCCCGCCGTGTTCCCTCTGCTTCTATACAGTGGCAATGATCCCTGGGATGCGCCGATGTCGGTGGCGGAGCTGATAGAGCTCCCCGCCCGTTTCCCCGGGGCCTTGCTGCCTTCATTCAGCTGCCACAAGATTGTAGAACGCGATTTTCCCCCGGAGGCTCTGAAAGAGATGGACAACATCGTGTCGCGGCTTTTTCTTATAGAGACGGCCGAAACATCAGACCTCACGGAAGTGATAGCAGAGGCAGTGGAGTTCCTGAAGAAGTCTGTTGACCCGGAGCTCCAGCGGACCTTTGGTCTGTGGATCAGGAAGCTTTTTAAAAAAAGGACCAACAGAGATATTGAGATCGATCTGACCACAATGAGCGGACAGGAGGTAAGGACCATGCTGGAAACAAATCTGCAGCGCTTTGAAGAAGAAGCCATGAAGCGCGGAGAGCAGAAGGGCCGGCTTGAAGGCCGGCTTGAGACTGCCGTGAACATGTTCAATGCCGGCTTCGACAGGGAGACGGTGAAAAAGCTCACAGGCCTCATTGACAAGGAATTGGAAAGCATTGAATCATCGCGTCAGTGA
- a CDS encoding PIN domain-containing protein, with translation MKERIIDTNIILRYLTDDIEEQAKKCENLFRRVSEGKETIELPLLVIAEVVWTMTRYYKQPRKEVVENLSIMLTTPCIKVRDKKLVLDALELYIDKNVSFTDAYLATACIYAQKGIYSFDEDFDNIGIDRSEPF, from the coding sequence TTGAAGGAACGGATCATTGACACCAATATCATTCTCAGGTATCTGACCGATGATATCGAAGAACAGGCAAAAAAATGCGAAAATCTTTTCAGAAGAGTCTCAGAAGGAAAAGAGACAATAGAGCTACCCCTGCTGGTAATAGCTGAAGTGGTGTGGACGATGACCAGGTATTATAAACAGCCCAGAAAGGAAGTGGTGGAAAATCTGAGCATAATGCTCACTACCCCGTGTATAAAAGTGAGGGACAAGAAACTTGTTCTTGATGCACTGGAATTATATATTGACAAAAACGTGAGCTTCACCGACGCATATCTTGCAACAGCCTGCATTTACGCTCAAAAAGGAATCTATTCCTTTGACGAAGATTTCGATAATATCGGCATTGACAGAAGCGAGCCATTTTAA
- a CDS encoding AbrB/MazE/SpoVT family DNA-binding domain-containing protein: MPYVKVTAKRQVTFSKAIFEKMGIQQGDLLEVNIRNNEVIELKAAPKTLRNLRGSAKVTAPQDFKKIREYVLDEVAEEAGLEGTDH; this comes from the coding sequence ATGCCCTATGTAAAAGTAACTGCGAAACGGCAAGTGACATTCTCTAAAGCTATTTTTGAAAAAATGGGAATCCAGCAAGGCGATCTGCTTGAAGTAAATATAAGGAACAATGAGGTCATAGAGCTTAAAGCAGCTCCTAAAACTCTGAGAAATCTGAGAGGAAGCGCGAAAGTGACTGCACCTCAGGATTTTAAAAAAATCAGGGAATATGTGCTGGACGAAGTAGCAGAGGAGGCCGGGCTTGAAGGAACGGATCATTGA
- a CDS encoding Rpn family recombination-promoting nuclease/putative transposase has protein sequence MTSKSGKHIIFKSVFGRDSSGPILAACLNSIPGVTGEEPIRDIEILNPFRYGEKLKDRVGILDIAAKDSTGRLYHIETQADHDRMFVQRVSWYHARIHGEQLSQGDDFSLLRKTTSVLVTVQALFPDGERVHSRFGSREWDDGFVLNDLRELHFLELPKFHGDDVKRLSCSLDRWLHLLKFGVKYATIEVEVPAELLSEEGMEMALNAYRKSLADREVLNMLHFREKAELMEATKLALAREEGRAEVAARMKELGLDRELIKKATGLSDKELDSLTTE, from the coding sequence ATTACTTCAAAATCAGGGAAGCACATCATCTTCAAGTCCGTCTTCGGCAGAGACTCGAGCGGGCCGATCCTGGCGGCATGCCTGAACAGCATTCCAGGCGTTACGGGAGAAGAACCCATAAGGGATATTGAGATCCTGAACCCCTTCCGCTATGGCGAAAAGCTCAAGGACAGGGTCGGGATCCTTGACATCGCAGCAAAAGACAGCACAGGCCGCCTCTATCATATTGAGACCCAGGCCGACCATGACAGGATGTTCGTGCAGAGAGTGTCGTGGTACCACGCGAGGATCCATGGGGAGCAGCTCTCCCAGGGCGATGATTTCTCCCTTTTGAGGAAAACCACGTCGGTCCTGGTGACGGTCCAGGCGCTTTTCCCGGACGGTGAAAGAGTCCACAGCAGGTTTGGCAGCCGTGAGTGGGACGACGGCTTCGTTCTCAATGACCTGAGGGAGCTTCATTTCCTGGAGCTTCCGAAGTTTCATGGCGATGATGTGAAGCGCCTATCGTGCTCCCTGGACAGGTGGCTTCACCTTTTGAAATTCGGCGTGAAATATGCTACTATTGAGGTGGAAGTTCCTGCGGAGCTTTTATCAGAGGAGGGGATGGAGATGGCGTTGAATGCCTACAGGAAGTCGCTTGCCGACCGCGAGGTGCTGAACATGCTGCATTTCCGTGAGAAAGCGGAGCTTATGGAGGCGACAAAGCTTGCCCTTGCCCGGGAAGAAGGCAGGGCAGAGGTGGCGGCCAGGATGAAGGAGCTCGGCCTCGACAGGGAGCTCATAAAGAAGGCCACCGGCCTCTCCGACAAAGAGCTGGACAGCCTCACAACAGAGTAA
- a CDS encoding helix-turn-helix transcriptional regulator gives MIRNKKQLSTARMQLTHMEQARAQSQGESTAGRLGPEIFKAMIAGMDAQIEELRQEIAEYERLEREPAILVRSLEDLPEALIKARIARRLTQKELAAMLRLKPQQIQRYESTRYQSASLRRVLQVGEALGVRLDGELRATR, from the coding sequence ATGATAAGAAATAAAAAGCAGCTTTCTACCGCGAGGATGCAGCTCACCCATATGGAGCAGGCCCGCGCGCAGAGTCAGGGAGAAAGCACTGCCGGCAGGCTCGGTCCAGAAATTTTCAAGGCGATGATAGCCGGTATGGATGCGCAGATTGAGGAGCTCAGACAGGAGATAGCAGAGTATGAGCGGCTTGAAAGAGAACCGGCAATCCTGGTGCGAAGCCTGGAAGACCTCCCTGAAGCGCTCATAAAGGCAAGGATCGCAAGAAGACTTACCCAGAAAGAGCTTGCTGCGATGCTGAGGCTTAAGCCTCAGCAGATCCAGCGTTATGAAAGCACAAGGTATCAGAGCGCTTCTCTGCGAAGAGTGCTTCAGGTGGGAGAGGCTCTCGGGGTGAGGCTTGATGGCGAGCTGCGCGCCACACGGTAA
- a CDS encoding cytosolic protein, which produces MARSRGDDGWKLVLQNYFRDFLEFFFPEISRDTQPDRYEFVDGELQSLARRVGIGKRITDKLVKVYLSNGSERWLLVHIEIQGKEERGFEERLFIYSYRIYDRHRRGVATLAVLADGRRDYRPACFEMQNWGCRHLFEFPSVKLLDYAEKIQELEESRNVFAIVVLAHLRFLATMHNKRERLFWKSALVKSLDEKGFDHDARAVLYIFIDWLLVLPEPLEIEYNEDMKRYEKEKNMAYVTSAERIGRKQGRKEGRLEGKLEGKLEGRLEGKLETASNMFKEGFNRETVKKLTGLTDKELDSLTTE; this is translated from the coding sequence ATGGCGCGCTCGAGAGGTGATGATGGCTGGAAGCTCGTGCTGCAGAATTATTTCAGGGATTTTCTGGAGTTCTTCTTCCCGGAAATCTCACGGGATACCCAGCCTGACCGCTACGAGTTTGTTGACGGGGAGCTGCAGAGCCTTGCAAGGCGGGTCGGCATAGGAAAAAGAATTACCGACAAGCTGGTAAAGGTCTATCTCAGCAATGGCAGCGAGAGATGGCTGCTCGTGCATATCGAGATCCAGGGCAAAGAGGAAAGAGGCTTTGAAGAGCGCCTTTTCATCTACAGCTACCGGATCTATGACCGGCATCGCCGTGGTGTTGCGACACTGGCGGTGCTTGCCGATGGCAGGAGGGACTACAGGCCGGCCTGTTTTGAAATGCAGAACTGGGGCTGCCGGCATCTCTTTGAGTTTCCGTCGGTAAAGCTGCTGGATTATGCCGAAAAGATTCAGGAACTTGAGGAAAGCAGGAACGTATTCGCGATTGTGGTCCTTGCCCATCTGAGATTTCTGGCGACCATGCACAACAAGAGGGAGAGGCTGTTCTGGAAGAGCGCCCTGGTAAAAAGTCTCGATGAGAAAGGATTTGATCATGATGCCCGCGCCGTGCTCTATATCTTTATCGACTGGCTCCTGGTCTTACCAGAGCCCCTTGAGATAGAGTATAATGAAGACATGAAAAGATATGAGAAGGAGAAGAACATGGCTTACGTGACCTCGGCAGAGAGAATCGGGAGAAAGCAGGGCCGCAAGGAAGGCAGGCTTGAAGGCAAGCTGGAAGGCAAGCTTGAAGGCAGGCTTGAAGGCAAGCTGGAAACCGCCTCAAACATGTTCAAGGAGGGCTTCAACAGAGAGACGGTGAAGAAGCTCACGGGCCTCACGGACAAGGAACTGGACAGCCTCACGACAGAGTAA
- a CDS encoding PIN domain-containing protein, protein MRLFVDTSAFYALASQNDAFHQKAKTHLKKLITGHEFITTSYIVAETLALLQNRGGKSAALHFLDSLNRGKWVEILWISEKLHLEGCRLFLKNTAEVSFVDCVSFAAMHHHSIKYFFGFDEHFEKAGFISTVSGE, encoded by the coding sequence ATGAGACTTTTCGTGGATACCTCGGCGTTCTACGCCCTTGCCTCTCAAAATGATGCCTTCCATCAGAAAGCAAAAACCCATCTGAAAAAGCTTATTACAGGCCATGAGTTCATCACTACTTCTTATATCGTTGCAGAGACCCTCGCACTTCTCCAGAACCGCGGAGGAAAGAGTGCCGCCCTGCACTTTCTTGATTCCCTGAACAGGGGGAAGTGGGTAGAAATACTATGGATAAGCGAAAAGCTTCACCTCGAGGGCTGCCGGCTCTTCCTAAAAAATACCGCTGAAGTAAGCTTTGTTGACTGTGTGAGCTTCGCCGCAATGCATCATCATTCGATAAAATATTTCTTCGGCTTCGACGAGCACTTTGAAAAAGCCGGCTTCATCAGCACTGTTTCAGGAGAATGA